A single genomic interval of Nocardioides nitrophenolicus harbors:
- a CDS encoding YidH family protein — MPGAHHPDHPGARARWPAGVYGTGAEPDYRFSLANERTFLAWLRTSMALVAGAVALDTFAGDDPRPGVRTLTAALVALGAAGTVAAWLRWRASERAIRRGEPLPGFGVGAVACGALLVVASAVAALVLTRG; from the coding sequence GTGCCCGGCGCGCACCATCCGGACCATCCCGGCGCTCGGGCCCGCTGGCCCGCCGGCGTCTACGGGACCGGCGCCGAGCCTGACTACCGGTTCTCCCTCGCCAACGAGCGGACCTTCCTGGCCTGGCTGCGCACCTCGATGGCGCTGGTCGCGGGGGCGGTCGCCCTCGACACCTTCGCGGGCGACGACCCCCGACCGGGCGTCCGGACGCTGACCGCGGCGCTGGTCGCGCTGGGCGCCGCGGGAACGGTCGCGGCCTGGCTGCGCTGGCGCGCGAGCGAGCGGGCGATCCGACGCGGTGAGCCGCTGCCCGGCTTCGGCGTCGGCGCAGTGGCCTGTGGGGCGCTGCTCGTGGTGGCGAGCGCGGTCGCCGCGCTGGTTCTCACCCGTGGCTGA
- a CDS encoding zinc-binding dehydrogenase: MPPEQMSAWQWTGTGRPLRLHQVPVPRPGPDEVLVAVRAAGLCHSDVGELDEPSWAENITRNPITLGHEIAGEVVLVGQDVRDWTPGDRVGVHPLGRTVPGYGRDGGYAAFHVAPAVDLVAVPDGLSDELAAVGTDAGMTSHHAVAVVAGVRRGMRVGIIGLGGLGQLGAQLAVHLGAEVHAADSSPAALELAASWGLAATYPAAEDLRGLGLDAVIDFAGFGTTTEAAVHAIKVGGDVVLVGLGATLTTLTTADVVHQKARIHGSSGGTRADVEAVYRHLAEGVLTPVLERIDFAGIPAGIERLRAGDVRGRLVADLRGR, from the coding sequence ATGCCCCCTGAGCAGATGTCGGCATGGCAATGGACCGGAACCGGGCGCCCGCTGCGGCTGCACCAGGTGCCGGTCCCCCGGCCGGGCCCGGACGAGGTCCTGGTCGCGGTCCGCGCGGCCGGCCTGTGCCACTCCGACGTCGGCGAGCTGGACGAGCCGTCCTGGGCCGAGAACATCACGCGCAACCCGATCACCCTCGGCCACGAGATCGCCGGCGAGGTGGTCCTCGTCGGCCAGGACGTCCGGGACTGGACACCGGGCGACCGGGTCGGCGTCCACCCGCTCGGCAGGACGGTCCCCGGCTACGGCCGCGACGGCGGCTACGCCGCCTTCCACGTCGCTCCGGCCGTCGATCTCGTCGCGGTCCCGGACGGGCTGTCCGACGAGCTCGCCGCCGTCGGGACCGACGCCGGGATGACCTCCCACCACGCGGTCGCGGTGGTCGCCGGCGTACGTCGCGGCATGCGGGTCGGCATCATCGGGCTCGGTGGCCTGGGCCAGCTCGGCGCCCAGCTCGCCGTCCACCTCGGCGCCGAGGTCCATGCCGCCGACAGCAGTCCCGCAGCTCTGGAGCTGGCGGCGTCGTGGGGCCTGGCCGCGACCTATCCCGCCGCCGAGGACCTGCGCGGTCTCGGCCTGGACGCCGTCATCGACTTCGCCGGCTTCGGCACGACCACCGAGGCCGCGGTGCACGCCATCAAGGTCGGCGGGGACGTCGTCCTGGTCGGCCTCGGCGCGACGCTCACGACGCTGACCACGGCCGACGTGGTGCACCAGAAGGCCCGCATCCACGGCTCCTCGGGCGGCACCCGGGCCGATGTCGAGGCGGTCTACCGGCATCTCGCGGAGGGCGTCCTGACCCCGGTCCTGGAGCGGATCGACTTCGCCGGCATTCCCGCCGGGATCGAGCGGCTGCGCGCCGGCGACGTCCGCGGCCGCCTGGTCGCCGACCTGCGGGGACGGTGA
- a CDS encoding NADP-dependent oxidoreductase: protein MKSAQLHVTTYPTGPVGPEQFVVAQVDLPGPDELAVGEVLVRNTWTSVDPGLRLRLRAAAPDGYFAAFPLGEAMDGILTVGEVVASRADGFAPGDTVSHSLGWREHAVVRAGEEAMNGIGTLRRLDVTSTQPQWYLGPLGPMGLTAYSGLAVVDALDGGGVLWVSAGAGAVGSLVAQFARELGHRVIATAGSPDKVAWLRDQAGVEAFSYRDEPLRAGLARLAPDGIDVYFDNVGGDHLEAALDALRPHGRIAMCGTVSDYESEPTGPRNIFLATAKHLTIQGFRGSLHLDLLPELEQRVGQWLRDGSVVYRESVYDGLASAPEAMADMLAGRTVGKTLVRL from the coding sequence ATGAAGAGTGCTCAGCTGCACGTCACGACGTACCCGACCGGTCCGGTCGGCCCCGAGCAGTTCGTCGTCGCGCAGGTCGACCTGCCCGGCCCCGACGAGCTCGCCGTGGGCGAGGTGCTGGTCCGCAACACCTGGACCTCGGTCGACCCGGGCCTGCGGCTGCGGCTGCGCGCCGCGGCTCCCGACGGCTACTTCGCGGCCTTCCCCCTGGGGGAGGCGATGGACGGGATCCTCACCGTGGGCGAGGTGGTCGCCTCCCGCGCCGACGGGTTCGCGCCCGGCGACACCGTGAGCCACTCGCTGGGCTGGCGCGAGCACGCCGTCGTGCGGGCCGGCGAGGAGGCGATGAACGGGATCGGGACGCTGCGCCGCCTGGACGTCACCAGCACCCAGCCGCAGTGGTACCTCGGTCCACTCGGGCCGATGGGGCTGACGGCCTACAGCGGGCTCGCCGTCGTCGACGCGCTCGACGGCGGAGGCGTGCTGTGGGTGTCGGCCGGCGCCGGGGCGGTGGGCTCACTGGTCGCCCAGTTCGCGCGCGAGCTCGGACATCGCGTGATCGCGACCGCGGGATCGCCCGACAAGGTCGCCTGGCTCCGGGACCAGGCCGGGGTGGAGGCGTTCAGCTACCGCGACGAGCCGCTGCGCGCGGGCCTGGCCCGTCTCGCGCCGGACGGCATCGACGTCTACTTCGACAATGTCGGCGGCGACCATCTCGAGGCGGCGCTCGACGCGCTGCGCCCGCACGGCCGGATCGCGATGTGCGGCACGGTCTCGGACTACGAGTCGGAGCCGACCGGGCCGCGCAACATCTTCCTCGCGACCGCGAAGCACCTGACCATCCAGGGCTTCCGCGGCAGCCTCCACCTGGACCTGCTGCCCGAGCTGGAGCAGCGGGTCGGGCAGTGGCTGCGCGACGGGAGCGTGGTCTACCGCGAGTCCGTGTACGACGGTCTGGCGAGCGCCCCGGAGGCGATGGCCGACATGCTGGCCGGCCGCACGGTCGGCAAGACGCTCGTCCGGCTCTGA
- a CDS encoding thiolase family protein → MDDRIVLVDGARTPVGSFGGVFKEVPGFELGAVAVRGALARAGVEADDVEEVVMGCIGQVGPDAYNARRVALAAGLPMRVPAYTVNRLCGSGLQAIWSAAMQMRWNGLDFALAGGDESMSRMPFYDFGARAGYKLGDRSLVDGTVMMLTDPFHGFHMGVTAERVAERYGISRVEQDEFAAESQRRAATERARVVFAEEIVPVEVGGRRPVTVTEDEHPKPGTTVETLAGLRPAFQRDGTVTAGNASGINDGAAVVVLARESVAVERGLRPLAVVEAVATAAMEPELMGYAPVLALKGLFERTGTSPSDIGTVELNEAFASQAVACIRDAGLDPDRVNPYGGAIALGHPVGATGAILSLRVARDLVRRDLELGVVTMCIGGGQALAALFRRV, encoded by the coding sequence ATGGACGACAGGATCGTGCTGGTCGACGGGGCGCGGACTCCGGTGGGCAGCTTCGGTGGGGTGTTCAAGGAGGTGCCGGGTTTCGAGCTGGGTGCGGTCGCGGTCCGAGGTGCGTTGGCGCGCGCCGGGGTCGAGGCGGACGACGTCGAGGAGGTGGTGATGGGCTGCATCGGTCAGGTCGGCCCGGACGCCTACAACGCACGGCGGGTCGCGCTCGCGGCGGGCTTGCCGATGCGGGTGCCGGCGTACACGGTGAACCGGTTGTGTGGCTCGGGTCTGCAGGCGATCTGGTCGGCGGCGATGCAGATGCGGTGGAACGGGTTGGACTTCGCGTTGGCGGGTGGGGACGAGTCGATGTCGCGGATGCCGTTCTATGACTTCGGTGCCCGGGCCGGCTACAAGCTGGGGGACCGGTCGTTGGTGGACGGGACGGTGATGATGTTGACCGACCCGTTCCACGGCTTCCACATGGGGGTGACGGCGGAGCGGGTCGCGGAGAGGTACGGCATCTCGCGGGTCGAGCAGGACGAGTTCGCGGCGGAGTCGCAGCGTCGGGCCGCGACCGAGCGGGCGCGGGTGGTGTTCGCCGAGGAGATCGTGCCGGTCGAGGTGGGTGGTCGGCGGCCGGTCACGGTCACCGAGGACGAGCATCCGAAGCCGGGGACGACGGTGGAGACGTTGGCGGGTCTGCGTCCGGCGTTCCAGCGCGATGGCACGGTCACGGCGGGCAATGCGTCGGGGATCAATGATGGTGCGGCGGTGGTGGTGTTGGCGCGGGAGTCGGTTGCGGTCGAGCGGGGGCTGCGTCCGTTGGCGGTGGTGGAGGCGGTGGCGACGGCGGCGATGGAGCCGGAGCTGATGGGCTATGCGCCGGTGCTGGCGTTGAAGGGGTTGTTCGAGAGGACGGGGACGTCGCCGTCGGACATCGGGACGGTGGAGCTGAACGAGGCGTTCGCGTCGCAGGCGGTGGCGTGCATCCGGGATGCGGGTCTGGATCCGGACCGCGTCAACCCCTATGGGGGTGCGATCGCGTTGGGTCATCCGGTGGGGGCGACGGGTGCGATCTTGTCGTTGCGGGTGGCGCGGGATCTGGTGCGGCGGGACCTGGAGCTGGGTGTGGTGACGATGTGCATCGGTGGGGGCCAGGCGCTGGCCGCCCTCTTCCGCCGGGTCTGA
- a CDS encoding SDR family NAD(P)-dependent oxidoreductase, whose amino-acid sequence MGRFDGRVAVITGAARGIGFGTASRYAEEGASVAIVDLDEAAAAKAAAKLPLVEGAKAVGVGANVSDGASVDAAVERVVTELGGIHILVNNAGITRDNLLFKMTEEDWDLVMGVHLKGAFLMTKAAQRHFVEQKYGKVVNISSISALGNRGQANYSAAKMGVQGFTRTLGIELGPFGINVNAVAPGFIATEMTDATAARLKLDVDEFRRLNAEAVPVKRVGQPADIAAAVTFLSSDEASYITGQTLYVDGGASVG is encoded by the coding sequence ATGGGTCGTTTCGACGGGCGAGTCGCCGTCATCACCGGAGCCGCACGAGGGATCGGGTTCGGCACCGCCAGCCGGTACGCCGAGGAGGGCGCCTCGGTCGCGATCGTCGACCTCGACGAGGCCGCGGCCGCGAAGGCCGCGGCGAAGCTGCCCCTGGTCGAGGGCGCGAAGGCCGTCGGCGTGGGCGCGAACGTCTCCGACGGGGCGTCGGTCGACGCCGCGGTCGAGCGGGTCGTCACGGAGCTGGGCGGGATCCACATCCTGGTCAACAACGCGGGCATCACGCGCGACAACCTGCTGTTCAAGATGACCGAGGAGGACTGGGACCTGGTCATGGGCGTCCACCTCAAGGGTGCGTTCTTGATGACCAAGGCCGCGCAGAGGCACTTCGTGGAGCAGAAGTACGGCAAGGTCGTGAACATCTCCTCGATCTCGGCGCTGGGCAACCGGGGGCAGGCCAACTACTCGGCCGCGAAGATGGGGGTGCAGGGCTTCACCCGGACCCTGGGCATCGAGCTGGGTCCGTTCGGGATCAACGTCAACGCGGTGGCGCCGGGGTTCATCGCGACCGAGATGACCGACGCGACCGCGGCCCGGCTCAAGCTCGACGTCGACGAGTTCCGCCGCCTCAACGCCGAGGCGGTCCCCGTGAAGCGGGTCGGCCAGCCGGCCGACATCGCGGCGGCGGTGACCTTCCTGTCGAGCGACGAGGCGTCGTACATCACCGGACAGACCCTCTACGTCGACGGCGGCGCCAGTGTCGGCTGA
- a CDS encoding acyl-CoA dehydrogenase family protein, producing the protein MSAERALVAETEEFVRREVLPIEDAHDGDVEAAGGESLRRELQAKAAAAGLLSPHGPVDCGGLGLGMVDRAPVFEAAGRGLFGPMALNINAPDEGNIHLLDHVASAAQRERYLRPLVAGTVRSAFAMTEPAPGAGADPSMLTTRATRVDGGWVVNGHKWFITGADGAGFFIVMARTSGEPGGAGGATMFLAPADAPGIEVGRHIGTMDRSMLGGHCEMRFTDVFVPDEDVLGGVDEGFRYAQVRLGPARMTHVMRWSGAARRAHEVAVRHVAGREAFGARLADLGMMQQLIADNEIDLAATRALLLAACRELDDGGRASEATSIAKTFAAEALHRVVDRATQMCGGLGVSSDLPVARIAREIRPFRIYDGPSEVHRWSIAKRAVRRLAGGER; encoded by the coding sequence GTGTCGGCTGAGCGGGCGCTGGTCGCCGAGACCGAGGAGTTCGTGCGCCGTGAGGTGCTGCCGATCGAGGACGCCCACGACGGCGACGTGGAGGCGGCCGGCGGCGAGAGCCTGCGCCGCGAGCTGCAGGCCAAGGCCGCCGCGGCCGGGCTGCTGTCGCCCCACGGTCCGGTCGACTGCGGCGGGCTCGGGCTGGGGATGGTGGACCGCGCGCCGGTCTTCGAGGCGGCGGGCCGGGGGCTGTTCGGGCCGATGGCGCTGAACATCAACGCCCCCGACGAGGGCAACATCCACCTGCTCGACCATGTCGCGAGCGCCGCGCAGCGCGAGCGCTACCTGCGGCCCCTGGTCGCCGGAACCGTGCGCTCGGCGTTCGCGATGACCGAGCCGGCGCCCGGCGCCGGGGCGGATCCGTCGATGCTGACCACCCGGGCCACGAGGGTCGACGGCGGCTGGGTCGTCAACGGGCACAAGTGGTTCATCACCGGCGCCGACGGCGCGGGCTTCTTCATCGTGATGGCCCGCACCAGCGGCGAGCCGGGCGGCGCGGGCGGAGCGACCATGTTCCTCGCGCCCGCCGACGCGCCGGGGATCGAGGTCGGGCGCCACATCGGGACCATGGACCGCTCGATGCTCGGCGGCCACTGCGAGATGAGGTTCACCGACGTCTTCGTCCCCGACGAGGACGTGCTCGGCGGCGTGGACGAGGGCTTCCGCTACGCCCAGGTGCGGCTCGGGCCGGCCCGGATGACCCATGTCATGCGCTGGTCCGGCGCGGCCCGCCGGGCCCACGAGGTCGCGGTCCGCCATGTCGCCGGCCGGGAGGCCTTCGGCGCCCGGCTCGCCGACCTCGGGATGATGCAGCAGCTGATCGCCGACAACGAGATCGACCTCGCGGCGACCCGGGCCCTGCTGCTCGCGGCCTGCCGCGAGCTCGACGACGGTGGCCGGGCGTCGGAGGCCACCTCGATCGCGAAGACCTTCGCGGCCGAGGCGCTGCACCGGGTCGTGGACCGGGCGACCCAGATGTGCGGCGGGCTGGGCGTCTCCAGCGACCTCCCCGTGGCCCGGATCGCCCGTGAGATCAGGCCCTTCCGCATCTACGACGGTCCGTCCGAGGTGCACCGCTGGTCGATCGCCAAGCGTGCCGTACGCCGGCTGGCGGGGGGCGAGCGGTGA
- a CDS encoding phosphotransferase family protein has protein sequence MSELTEPELAAVADRLAAAGVASAGPLTSDLIAGGRSNLTYAITDGRTRWVLRTPPRAGRTASAHDVAREHRVTAALMSSGVPVADAVLLCADETVLGVPFTVSGFVDGAAIRTQADLAAYDDQRLGTVVESLLETLAALHRVDHVAAGLESFGRPDGYAQRQLRRWSGQWETVGEERLGALAREVVARLGAVVPEQRATSVVHGDYRVDNTLLGRPGTAGEDRVAAVVDWELSTIGDPVADVAMMCAYRHPSFDLVVGAPSAWTSPRLPEVEELAGGYERLGGVALDQWDFHHALACFKVAVISAGIDHRRRAGSGSGAGFDTAGEAVEPYLELALRQLG, from the coding sequence GTGAGCGAGCTGACCGAGCCCGAGCTCGCCGCCGTCGCCGACCGCCTCGCCGCCGCGGGCGTCGCGTCGGCCGGTCCGCTCACGTCGGACCTCATCGCGGGCGGTCGCTCGAACCTCACCTACGCGATCACCGACGGACGCACCCGCTGGGTGCTGCGCACCCCACCCCGCGCCGGTCGCACCGCCTCGGCCCACGACGTCGCCCGGGAGCACCGGGTCACGGCCGCGCTGATGTCGTCGGGCGTCCCGGTCGCCGACGCGGTGCTGCTCTGCGCGGACGAGACCGTGCTCGGCGTGCCGTTCACCGTCAGCGGCTTCGTCGACGGGGCCGCGATCCGCACCCAGGCCGACCTCGCGGCGTACGACGACCAGCGGCTGGGCACCGTCGTCGAGAGCCTGCTGGAGACCCTGGCCGCCCTGCACCGGGTCGACCACGTCGCCGCGGGCCTGGAGTCCTTCGGCCGTCCCGACGGCTATGCCCAACGCCAGCTGCGGCGCTGGTCGGGGCAGTGGGAGACCGTCGGCGAGGAGCGCCTCGGCGCGCTGGCCCGCGAGGTCGTCGCCCGGCTGGGCGCCGTCGTACCGGAGCAGCGGGCCACCTCGGTCGTCCACGGCGACTACCGCGTCGACAACACCCTGCTCGGCCGGCCCGGAACGGCGGGCGAGGACCGGGTCGCCGCCGTCGTCGACTGGGAGCTCTCCACCATCGGCGACCCGGTCGCCGACGTCGCGATGATGTGCGCCTACCGGCACCCGTCGTTCGACCTCGTGGTCGGTGCGCCGAGCGCCTGGACCAGCCCGCGCCTGCCCGAGGTCGAGGAGCTCGCGGGCGGCTACGAGCGGCTCGGCGGCGTGGCCCTGGACCAGTGGGACTTCCACCACGCGCTGGCCTGCTTCAAGGTCGCGGTCATCTCGGCCGGGATCGACCACCGCCGCCGCGCGGGATCCGGCTCGGGGGCCGGGTTCGACACCGCCGGCGAGGCGGTGGAGCCGTACCTGGAGCTGGCGCTGCGGCAGCTGGGCTGA
- a CDS encoding calcium-binding protein has translation MRRRTTAIAVGSLVGLSLGIGLSFGLGAAQAANVNCTGGTCTGTANNDTITGSSYNDTIYAYGGSDDVAGREGTDIVYGGGSPDTIGGGQGDDSLALNGTSIGLMGENGEDVIDGKSGTDLVAGGDKVDWLYGGADDDAVVAWDDLVADYLDGGTGSNDHCFVTTNLDHVLGGCEYFHTNTIG, from the coding sequence GTGAGGCGCCGTACGACCGCGATCGCGGTCGGCAGCCTGGTCGGCTTGAGTCTCGGCATCGGCCTCAGCTTTGGGCTCGGCGCCGCCCAGGCGGCCAATGTCAACTGCACGGGCGGCACCTGCACCGGCACGGCGAACAACGACACCATCACCGGGTCGAGCTACAACGACACGATCTATGCCTATGGCGGCTCCGACGACGTCGCCGGGCGGGAGGGCACCGATATCGTGTACGGCGGCGGCAGTCCGGACACCATCGGCGGTGGCCAAGGAGACGACTCCCTTGCGCTCAACGGCACGTCGATCGGCCTGATGGGCGAGAACGGCGAGGACGTCATCGACGGCAAGTCCGGCACCGACCTGGTCGCCGGCGGTGACAAGGTGGACTGGCTCTACGGTGGCGCGGACGACGATGCCGTGGTCGCTTGGGATGATCTCGTCGCTGACTACCTCGACGGCGGCACGGGCAGCAACGACCACTGCTTCGTGACCACCAACCTCGACCATGTCCTGGGCGGCTGCGAGTACTTCCACACCAACACCATCGGCTGA
- a CDS encoding FAD-dependent oxidoreductase yields MAEEVFTGIGGQPVRRVAVVGAGLAGCLMAVLLARRGLEVDLYERRSDPRLVGAERGRSINLAISARGLDALSRVGLDEQALAAALPMHGRTLHGTDGKVGYQSYSADGTRAINSISRSGLNASLLDCAEQTPGVTLHFGHQLRTLDARTGDLVLGTDDGEVTATADIVIGSDGAYSAVRRAIQFAEGFDFSQSFLPHGYKELTIPPTADGDFALDEHSLHIWPRGSSMMIALPNLDRSFTCTLFWPKTGADSFAALERPDQIDAYFRTHYPDAHPLMPTLVEDFQHNPVGSLVTVRAYPWVRDRVALLGDAAHAIVPFFGQGANCSFEDCIELDRCLTDSAGDWSAALRLYQERRKPNADAIAEMALENFVEMSDKVNSKVFQAVTSTRHFLERRLPERYVSRYELVSFTTTPYAQINGRIRRQDTIAGAAAAVALGGLALGVRRLLRRG; encoded by the coding sequence ATGGCTGAGGAAGTCTTCACCGGCATCGGCGGCCAGCCGGTCCGCCGCGTCGCGGTGGTCGGCGCCGGGCTCGCGGGCTGCCTGATGGCCGTGCTGCTCGCGCGCCGCGGCCTCGAGGTCGACCTCTACGAGCGCCGCTCCGACCCCCGACTCGTCGGCGCCGAGCGCGGCCGCTCGATCAACCTGGCCATCTCCGCCCGCGGCCTCGACGCCCTGTCCCGGGTCGGGCTGGACGAGCAGGCCCTCGCGGCGGCGCTCCCCATGCACGGACGCACCCTGCACGGCACCGACGGCAAGGTGGGCTACCAGTCCTACAGCGCCGACGGCACCCGCGCGATCAACTCGATCAGCCGCTCCGGCCTCAACGCCTCGCTGCTGGACTGCGCGGAGCAGACGCCAGGCGTCACCCTCCACTTCGGCCACCAGCTGCGCACCCTCGACGCGCGCACCGGCGACCTCGTGCTGGGCACCGACGACGGGGAGGTCACCGCCACGGCCGACATCGTGATCGGCAGCGACGGCGCGTACAGCGCCGTACGCCGGGCGATCCAGTTCGCGGAGGGCTTCGACTTCAGCCAGAGCTTCCTGCCCCACGGCTACAAGGAGCTCACCATCCCGCCCACCGCCGACGGCGACTTCGCCCTCGACGAGCACTCCCTGCACATCTGGCCGCGCGGCTCGTCGATGATGATCGCCCTGCCGAACCTGGACCGGTCCTTCACCTGCACCCTGTTCTGGCCCAAGACCGGCGCCGACAGCTTCGCCGCCCTGGAGCGGCCCGACCAGATCGACGCCTACTTCCGCACCCACTATCCCGACGCCCATCCGCTGATGCCCACGCTGGTCGAGGACTTCCAGCACAACCCCGTCGGCTCCCTGGTCACCGTCCGGGCCTACCCCTGGGTGCGCGACCGGGTGGCCCTCCTCGGCGACGCCGCCCACGCGATCGTGCCCTTCTTCGGCCAGGGCGCGAACTGCTCGTTCGAGGACTGCATCGAGCTGGACCGGTGCCTGACCGACAGCGCCGGCGACTGGTCCGCCGCGCTCCGGCTCTACCAGGAGCGCCGCAAGCCCAACGCCGACGCGATCGCGGAGATGGCGCTGGAGAACTTCGTCGAGATGAGCGACAAGGTCAACTCGAAGGTCTTCCAGGCCGTCACCAGCACCCGCCACTTCCTCGAGCGGCGCCTGCCCGAGCGGTACGTCTCGCGCTACGAGCTGGTCTCGTTCACCACCACGCCGTACGCCCAGATCAACGGCCGGATCCGGCGCCAGGACACCATCGCGGGCGCGGCGGCGGCGGTCGCGCTCGGCGGGCTCGCGCTCGGCGTACGGCGGCTCCTGCGGCGGGGCTGA
- the kynU gene encoding kynureninase, whose product MTTPDISEQRARDLEAADPVPSRRDEFHLLAAEAGDHPEVAYLAGNSLGLQPRSVRTILDEELAEWARLGVEGHLEAERPWAPYHEFLREPAARLVGALPREVVVMNSLTVNLHLMMVSFYRPTAERHAIVIEDSAFPSDSYAARSQAAFHGYDPDTAVIRLRPRAGEDVLRTEDVVAFLAEEGHRVAMLMLGGVNYLTGELMDIPAITTAAREAGIVVGWDLAHAAGNVELALHEWGVDWAAWCTYKYLNAGPGALAGCFVHERHLADRSLPKLQGWWSTRYETRFQMHPVVEPVDSADSWQLSNPPILAMAPVLASLRMFDESGMATLRAKSRRLTGYLAEMLDAQIGELPLQVITPTDPDRRGTQLSVRIGGGLAANDVARWLRHEHGVIADARQPDVIRLAPVPMYCTFHDAWRAARALVEVVRSHG is encoded by the coding sequence GTGACCACACCCGACATCTCCGAGCAGCGCGCACGCGACCTGGAAGCCGCGGACCCGGTGCCGAGCCGCCGCGACGAGTTCCACCTGCTGGCCGCCGAGGCCGGCGACCACCCCGAGGTCGCCTACCTGGCGGGCAACTCGCTGGGCCTGCAGCCGCGCTCGGTCCGCACCATCCTCGACGAGGAGCTGGCCGAGTGGGCCCGCCTGGGCGTCGAGGGCCACCTCGAGGCCGAGCGCCCGTGGGCGCCGTACCACGAGTTCCTGCGCGAGCCGGCCGCCCGCCTGGTCGGTGCGCTGCCCCGCGAGGTCGTGGTGATGAACTCGCTGACGGTCAACCTGCACCTGATGATGGTCAGCTTCTACCGGCCCACCGCCGAGCGGCACGCCATCGTGATCGAGGACTCGGCCTTCCCCTCCGACTCGTACGCCGCCCGCAGCCAGGCGGCCTTCCACGGCTACGACCCCGACACCGCGGTGATCCGGCTGCGTCCGCGTGCCGGCGAGGACGTGCTGCGCACCGAGGACGTGGTGGCCTTCCTGGCCGAGGAGGGGCACCGGGTCGCGATGCTCATGCTCGGCGGCGTCAACTACCTGACCGGTGAGCTGATGGACATCCCGGCCATCACCACGGCCGCCCGCGAGGCGGGGATCGTGGTCGGCTGGGACCTGGCCCACGCCGCCGGGAACGTCGAGCTCGCACTGCACGAGTGGGGCGTCGACTGGGCGGCGTGGTGCACCTACAAGTACCTCAACGCCGGCCCGGGCGCGCTCGCCGGCTGCTTCGTCCACGAGCGCCACCTCGCCGACCGGTCGCTGCCCAAGCTGCAGGGCTGGTGGAGCACCCGCTACGAGACCCGGTTCCAGATGCACCCGGTCGTCGAGCCGGTCGACAGCGCCGACAGCTGGCAGCTCTCCAACCCGCCCATCCTGGCGATGGCGCCCGTGCTGGCCTCGCTGCGGATGTTCGACGAGAGCGGGATGGCCACGCTGCGCGCCAAGAGCCGGCGACTGACCGGCTACCTCGCGGAGATGCTCGACGCGCAGATCGGCGAGCTCCCCCTGCAGGTCATCACCCCCACGGACCCCGACCGGCGCGGCACCCAGCTGTCCGTCCGGATCGGCGGCGGGCTCGCGGCCAACGACGTCGCGCGCTGGCTGCGCCACGAGCACGGCGTGATCGCGGACGCGCGCCAGCCCGACGTGATCCGGCTGGCACCGGTGCCGATGTACTGCACCTTCCACGATGCCTGGCGCGCCGCGCGGGCCCTGGTCGAGGTGGTGCGCAGCCATGGCTGA
- a CDS encoding PaaX family transcriptional regulator, whose translation MTEELDDLSVRPHSASSVLRTFIGLHLRRIGGWISVADLVDLCTIGGNPGGTRSALSRLKSKGLVEPQVRDGRPGYRLSAAAVPMLERGDRRIFHHHRLDPEREGWLLAVFSIPDAERHLRHQLRQLLTWLGCGTITPGTWVGPGHLFDEATGLLEQRGLRDYVTLARIVDLHPPGGLAAAVAEWWDFADLTERYAAFLEAHRDTERAWDGTDKRAFDEHLRLVDDWRALPYLDPGLPAALTPPDWNGHRGVELFLRLQSLLSGPAARHVDATIASRTGTTP comes from the coding sequence GTGACCGAGGAGCTGGACGACCTCTCCGTCCGGCCCCACAGCGCCAGCTCGGTGCTCCGCACCTTCATCGGCCTGCACCTGCGCCGGATCGGGGGCTGGATCTCGGTCGCCGACCTGGTCGACCTGTGCACCATCGGCGGCAACCCCGGCGGGACCCGCTCGGCGCTCTCCCGGCTGAAGTCCAAGGGCCTGGTCGAGCCGCAGGTCCGGGACGGCCGTCCCGGCTACCGGCTGAGCGCCGCGGCGGTCCCGATGCTCGAACGCGGCGACCGCCGGATCTTCCACCACCACCGACTCGACCCCGAGCGGGAGGGCTGGCTGCTCGCGGTGTTCTCGATCCCCGACGCCGAGCGCCACCTGCGCCACCAGCTGCGTCAGCTGCTGACCTGGCTGGGCTGCGGGACGATCACACCCGGCACCTGGGTCGGCCCCGGCCACCTCTTCGACGAGGCCACCGGCCTCCTCGAGCAGCGCGGCCTGCGCGACTACGTCACCCTTGCCCGAATCGTCGACCTGCACCCGCCCGGGGGCCTGGCCGCCGCCGTCGCCGAATGGTGGGACTTCGCGGACCTGACCGAGCGCTATGCCGCGTTCCTCGAGGCCCATCGCGACACCGAGCGTGCGTGGGACGGCACGGACAAGAGGGCGTTCGACGAGCACCTGCGCCTGGTCGACGACTGGCGCGCCCTCCCCTATCTCGACCCCGGCCTGCCGGCCGCGCTGACCCCGCCCGACTGGAACGGCCATCGCGGCGTCGAGCTCTTCCTCCGACTCCAGTCCCTGCTGTCCGGGCCGGCCGCCCGGCACGTGGACGCAACCATCGCCTCAAGGACAGGAACCACTCCGTGA